A part of Leifsonia xyli subsp. xyli str. CTCB07 genomic DNA contains:
- a CDS encoding DUF501 domain-containing protein: MTRPPFDPVTDEDIAVVSEQLRRPARGVVGIAARCVCGRPTVVSTSPRLDDGTPFPTFYYLSHPAATAAMSQLEATQVMAEYNDLLAADEEVRRGFGAAHEQYLADRDSVAAVAEIAGISAGGMPSRVKCLHALAAHALAAGPGANPIGDLALARGGWSPEVCECRIDAG; the protein is encoded by the coding sequence ATGACCAGACCGCCCTTCGACCCCGTGACCGACGAGGACATCGCCGTCGTCAGCGAACAGTTGCGCCGCCCGGCGCGTGGCGTGGTCGGCATCGCCGCCCGCTGCGTCTGCGGCCGGCCGACGGTGGTCTCCACCTCGCCGCGCCTGGACGATGGGACGCCGTTCCCGACTTTCTACTACCTGTCGCATCCGGCCGCCACGGCCGCGATGTCGCAGCTGGAGGCGACGCAGGTCATGGCCGAGTACAACGACCTGCTCGCCGCCGACGAGGAGGTGCGGCGTGGCTTCGGGGCTGCGCACGAGCAGTACCTCGCCGACCGCGATTCGGTCGCGGCGGTCGCGGAGATCGCGGGCATCTCCGCGGGAGGGATGCCCTCCCGGGTGAAGTGCCTGCACGCTTTGGCCGCGCACGCTCTCGCCGCCGGACCCGGGGCGAACCCCATCGGCGACCTCGCGCTCGCGCGCGGCGGCTGGTCTCCGGAGGTGTGCGAGTGCAGGATCGACGCCGGCTGA
- a CDS encoding FtsB family cell division protein → MAKPRTRRVAAAFSAPGAAGLWLRGIHFSAFSLMMMGVLVLAVVILAPTTQAFIAQRQQIADQQAAVDKLSAQVGEVASQRARWNDPSYIRAQARDRLYYVMPGEVSYLVIDDRQPAAQKQEQPVSSKLQETKTDWVGSLFASVMGAGLTEATPQQLSGTPASTPAPTTPSSTEGKR, encoded by the coding sequence ATGGCTAAGCCGCGCACACGCCGCGTCGCCGCCGCGTTCTCCGCCCCGGGCGCGGCCGGACTCTGGTTGCGCGGCATCCACTTCTCGGCGTTCTCGCTCATGATGATGGGCGTGCTTGTGCTGGCGGTGGTCATCCTGGCGCCGACCACGCAGGCGTTCATCGCGCAGCGGCAGCAGATCGCCGACCAGCAGGCTGCGGTCGACAAGCTCTCGGCGCAGGTCGGCGAGGTCGCATCGCAGCGCGCGCGGTGGAACGACCCCAGCTATATCCGCGCGCAGGCCCGCGACCGGCTCTACTACGTGATGCCGGGCGAGGTCAGCTACCTGGTCATCGACGACCGGCAGCCGGCGGCTCAGAAGCAGGAACAGCCGGTCAGCTCGAAGCTGCAGGAGACGAAGACCGATTGGGTGGGTTCGCTGTTCGCCTCGGTCATGGGCGCAGGCCTGACCGAAGCGACGCCCCAGCAGCTCAGCGGCACGCCCGCATCGACTCCCGCCCCGACGACCCCGTCCAGCACCGAAGGCAAGCGATGA
- the eno gene encoding phosphopyruvate hydratase yields the protein MAAIEAVGAREILDSRGNPTVEVEVLLEDGTVSRAAVPSGASTGAFEAYELRDGDKGRYLGKGVEKAVDAVLDEIGPAIEGFEASDQRIVDEAMIELDGTDNKKRLGANAMLGVSLAVAKAAADSADLPLFRYLGGPNAHVLPVPMMNIINGGAHADTGVDIQEFMILPIGAETFSEGLRWGVETYHSLKALLKSKGLNTGLGDEGGFAPELEHNRAALDLIAEAIEKAGFTVGSQIALGLDVASTEFFENGVYRFEGQDRTAAEMSAYYTDLANNYPLVSIEDPLAEDDWEGWAHLNAEIGSTLQLVGDDLFVTNPKRLAQGIQQKAANSILVKVNQIGTLTETLDAVSLAQRSGMTAVLSHRSGETEDTTIADLAVATDSGQIKTGAPARSERVAKYNQLLRIEEELGEAAVYAGRSAFPRYQG from the coding sequence GTGGCTGCAATCGAAGCTGTAGGAGCTCGCGAGATCCTCGACTCGCGCGGAAACCCGACCGTCGAGGTCGAGGTGCTCCTCGAAGATGGCACGGTCAGCCGCGCCGCCGTCCCGTCCGGCGCGTCCACCGGCGCGTTCGAGGCCTACGAGCTCCGCGACGGCGACAAGGGCCGCTACCTGGGCAAGGGTGTCGAGAAGGCCGTGGATGCCGTGCTCGACGAGATCGGCCCGGCCATCGAGGGCTTCGAGGCCAGCGACCAGCGCATCGTCGATGAGGCGATGATCGAACTCGACGGCACCGACAACAAGAAGCGCCTGGGCGCTAACGCCATGCTCGGTGTCAGCCTCGCAGTCGCGAAGGCCGCCGCCGACTCCGCCGACCTGCCGCTGTTCCGCTACCTGGGCGGCCCGAACGCGCATGTCCTGCCCGTCCCGATGATGAACATCATCAACGGCGGCGCGCACGCGGACACCGGCGTCGACATCCAGGAGTTCATGATTCTCCCGATCGGCGCCGAGACCTTCTCCGAGGGCCTGCGCTGGGGCGTGGAGACCTACCACTCGCTCAAGGCGCTGCTGAAGTCGAAGGGCCTGAACACCGGCCTGGGCGACGAGGGCGGCTTCGCCCCCGAGCTGGAGCACAACCGCGCTGCGCTCGACCTGATCGCCGAGGCCATCGAGAAGGCCGGCTTCACCGTCGGCTCGCAGATCGCGCTCGGCCTCGACGTGGCCTCCACCGAGTTCTTCGAGAACGGCGTCTACCGCTTCGAGGGGCAGGACCGCACCGCGGCCGAGATGAGCGCCTACTACACCGATCTCGCGAACAACTACCCGCTGGTCTCCATCGAGGACCCGCTGGCCGAGGACGACTGGGAGGGCTGGGCGCACCTGAACGCCGAGATCGGCTCGACGCTGCAACTCGTCGGCGATGACCTGTTCGTCACCAACCCGAAGCGCCTGGCGCAGGGCATCCAGCAGAAGGCCGCGAACAGCATCCTGGTCAAGGTGAACCAGATCGGCACCTTGACCGAGACGCTGGACGCGGTCTCGCTCGCCCAGCGCAGCGGTATGACCGCCGTCCTCTCGCACCGCTCCGGCGAGACCGAGGACACCACCATCGCCGACCTCGCCGTCGCCACCGATTCCGGCCAGATCAAGACCGGCGCCCCGGCCCGCTCCGAGCGCGTCGCGAAGTACAACCAGCTGCTCCGCATCGAGGAGGAGCTGGGCGAGGCCGCTGTCTACGCCGGCCGTTCGGCGTTCCCCCGTTACCAGGGCTGA
- a CDS encoding IS3 family transposase, protein MQGFLTSLGYRAAIGRAPSARQLRDYLLVPEVTRLHAENYGFYGRRKMHALMRRQGWVIGRDQTERLMRLAGVRGVRKSKRVLTTHSDKTTVLPADLVNRRFTAPAPRRLWVCDVTYVATWSGFAYVAFVTDVYSRRIVGWNVAATLRSEILPMQALDMAAWGAGGDLTSLIHHADHGSNS, encoded by the coding sequence GTGCAGGGCTTCCTCACCTCTCTCGGCTATCGCGCCGCTATTGGGCGGGCGCCATCTGCCCGGCAACTGAGAGATTACCTCCTCGTTCCGGAGGTCACTCGGTTGCACGCGGAGAACTACGGCTTTTACGGTCGCCGCAAGATGCATGCGTTGATGCGCCGGCAAGGGTGGGTCATCGGCCGCGATCAGACCGAGCGGCTCATGCGCCTCGCGGGAGTGCGCGGGGTGCGCAAGTCGAAGCGGGTGCTCACCACACACTCCGATAAGACCACCGTGCTACCGGCCGATCTGGTCAACCGCCGCTTCACGGCGCCCGCGCCGCGGCGGCTCTGGGTCTGTGACGTCACCTACGTCGCGACGTGGTCCGGCTTCGCTTACGTCGCGTTCGTCACGGATGTCTACTCGCGCCGGATCGTCGGTTGGAACGTCGCCGCCACGCTACGGTCAGAGATCCTGCCGATGCAGGCGCTCGACATGGCCGCGTGGGGTGCCGGTGGCGATCTCACCAGTCTAATCCATCACGCGGACCACGGGTCGAACAGCTAG
- the hisS gene encoding histidine--tRNA ligase: protein MASPITPPRGMRDFLPAEKARREHALGVIRRSFSAHGFDEIETPVAEDVARLHAGLGGDNEKLAFSVLKRGLSGDDLRAAIESGDTLSLCDLGLRFDLTVPLARFFASHRAELSPVFRSLQIAPVWRAERPQKGRYRQFVQCDIDIVGEASQLAEAELITATAATLDALGLKDCTIRVNDRRILNALLQHCGFAEARWPRALISIDKLDKIGAEGVVAELSEGAADAAAALGGVLAGFEPHLADGGVELTAQAILRILPAGVDTAAIGELETLAHALGALPTGVRLRFDPKLVRGMGYYTGVIFEIAHPGSGSSVGGGGRYDGMIGRFLGTEVPACGFSIGFERVVDLIELPESAGPDSVVLVYDPAMPIGRLLAIKSDLAAAGRRVRLDRRAKNLKAVLDRAAAAGFRSFAFVDADTPAVALDLKPLTEL from the coding sequence ATGGCGTCTCCGATCACCCCTCCCCGCGGCATGCGTGACTTCCTCCCGGCCGAGAAGGCCCGCCGAGAGCACGCGCTGGGGGTGATCCGGCGCAGTTTCTCGGCGCACGGTTTCGACGAGATCGAGACGCCGGTGGCCGAAGATGTCGCGCGGCTGCACGCGGGACTCGGCGGCGACAACGAGAAGCTCGCGTTCAGCGTCCTGAAGCGCGGTCTCAGCGGAGACGACCTGCGGGCGGCGATCGAGTCCGGGGACACGCTCTCGCTGTGCGACCTCGGACTCCGCTTCGACCTCACCGTTCCGCTCGCCCGCTTCTTCGCGAGCCACCGCGCCGAGCTGTCGCCGGTGTTCCGGTCCCTCCAGATCGCGCCGGTGTGGCGGGCGGAACGGCCGCAGAAGGGGCGCTACCGGCAGTTCGTGCAGTGCGACATCGACATCGTAGGCGAAGCGTCGCAGCTGGCGGAGGCCGAGCTGATCACGGCGACGGCGGCGACGCTGGACGCGCTGGGGCTGAAGGACTGCACGATCCGCGTCAACGACCGCCGCATCCTGAACGCACTGCTCCAGCACTGTGGTTTCGCGGAAGCGCGCTGGCCGCGGGCGCTGATCTCGATCGACAAACTCGACAAGATCGGGGCGGAGGGCGTGGTCGCCGAGCTGAGCGAGGGCGCCGCGGACGCCGCGGCCGCGCTCGGTGGCGTTCTGGCCGGGTTCGAGCCGCACCTGGCCGATGGCGGGGTGGAGCTGACGGCCCAGGCGATCTTGCGCATCCTCCCTGCGGGCGTGGACACCGCTGCGATCGGCGAGCTGGAGACGCTGGCCCACGCGCTCGGCGCGCTGCCCACGGGGGTGCGGCTGCGGTTCGATCCGAAGCTGGTGCGTGGGATGGGCTACTACACCGGTGTCATCTTCGAGATCGCGCACCCGGGTTCCGGCAGCTCGGTCGGCGGCGGCGGCCGCTACGACGGCATGATCGGGCGCTTCCTCGGCACAGAGGTGCCCGCCTGCGGCTTCTCCATCGGCTTCGAGCGTGTGGTCGACCTCATTGAGTTGCCGGAGAGCGCCGGACCCGATTCGGTCGTGCTCGTGTATGACCCTGCGATGCCGATCGGCCGGCTGCTCGCGATCAAGTCGGATCTCGCCGCCGCCGGTCGCCGGGTGCGTCTCGACCGCCGCGCGAAGAATCTGAAGGCGGTGCTCGACCGCGCCGCCGCCGCCGGGTTCCGCTCCTTCGCCTTCGTGGACGCGGACACCCCCGCCGTCGCTCTCGATCTCAAACCCCTGACCGAGCTGTAG